One Fuerstiella marisgermanici DNA window includes the following coding sequences:
- a CDS encoding nucleotidyltransferase domain-containing protein — MYETLMGSTAYGVFTDDYGRVIFGFCVPPKEDVFPHLSGEIPGFDNPRERFEQFQEAHIDDPSANNGDGCEWDFAIYSVVKYISLCLECNPNIIDSLFTPQDCVLHITKVGSMVRERRRLFFTKAAGLGLRVMRTPRCAKCVQKERPVSERF, encoded by the coding sequence ATGTACGAAACCCTGATGGGATCGACGGCCTATGGTGTTTTTACCGACGATTATGGCCGGGTTATTTTCGGGTTTTGTGTTCCACCGAAGGAAGACGTATTCCCACATCTTTCCGGAGAGATCCCGGGGTTCGACAATCCGCGCGAACGGTTCGAACAATTTCAGGAAGCCCATATTGACGACCCGTCTGCCAACAATGGTGATGGGTGTGAGTGGGATTTTGCAATTTACAGTGTCGTGAAATACATTTCGCTGTGCTTGGAATGTAATCCCAACATCATCGACTCACTGTTTACGCCTCAGGACTGCGTGCTGCATATCACGAAGGTCGGCAGCATGGTTCGGGAACGCCGTCGCCTGTTTTTCACAAAGGCTGCTGGCCTTGGTTTAAGGGTTATGCGGACGCCCAGATGCGCAAAATGCGTTCAAAAAGAACGACCGGTAAGCGAAAGGTTCTGA